The genome window TTTATAGTGTGTTGCTATGGATATCtgttaacttcaataattacagtcacagtcttttatttggaaaactcattacattCTACGTTCTTTAGCCCTAACCAGGttataattttcagttaaatcCAGCCatatgcaaggcacatgagggtacttTAGTCATTTTGCgcattaaataaatatattacaatAAAAATCATCTCTCTCGCAAGTTGCTTGCTCCAGCAAAAGATTTATTACCCAAAAAAAATTCAGACAGCAGCACGAAAATCTTGTTCATTCTGGAACAGTTTCATTGTCAAAATTGTAGTTTTCCCGGTTCCTCCTGAGCGCCCAATTATGAAGGAACTTTTGCAAAATAGAACTATATCCATTTGTTCATCAGTGACTTGCATTGGTAGGTCAAATACTTTACCAGAAAGCAAATGACTCACCATCCAACGTGACAACGAGTAGAACTTCATGAGTAATAAGCTTTCACTCACTTTTGAGTTTTCAACATAATTTCTACCATCGCCAGGATTCACAATCGCCTCACTGTCATCTTCACAGTTTCTTAAATAACTAAATCTGGTAATTTCCTTCGATGCCGGCCAACTCCTAGGAACTTCAAGGTTCTTGAacaattaaaaagaaaatgaaaataagCATGTATTATCAATTGTTTAAGAATTAAGATTCAGTAGACAGAGTAAGAACATACCCTTCCAAACATTTTGATGAGCAAAGACTAATATAATCATCTGTGTAGGCAaaattgaagttgagaagattttGTAAACTTGTATGTATCTGACTTCCTTAATGATGTCAACTGAGCAAATAATATACACATCTTCAGCCTTAAATTTGCTAAGTTGAGAAGATTTTTTTGCAATTGCAACACTAAAGAAAGATTCACAACAGAAGCCTTAAATCATAGCACAAATTTCATTGTGGAATACCAAAATTGAACAAGGATAACAAGTGTTTATTTACCCCAAAAAAAATTAAGACTCCCCTCTCAACCGTCGAGCCTCCACTGATTGATTTTGTCAACACCCCCACCATCGATGCACCCACTGCTGTTGACCTGTTGTCGACACCCTCTCAAAAACAGTTCGGACCTCTACAAACACCGGCGACATCTAGTTCAGATCGGCTTAAGTTTTTTCAGATCTAGGGTTCAAGACCGATGCCGGCAACACAGATTTTTGGTGACGGTGGTTAGGGATCATTCTGAAATTCGAGGATAGCTACATGTGCTTTTAGATATGTTTCAGGCAGCCAGAATTCGTGGTGGTAACCGGCTTTA of Helianthus annuus cultivar XRQ/B chromosome 1, HanXRQr2.0-SUNRISE, whole genome shotgun sequence contains these proteins:
- the LOC110878752 gene encoding uncharacterized protein LOC110878752 isoform X2 — encoded protein: MFGRNLEVPRSWPASKEITRFSYLRNCEDDSEAIVNPGDGRNYVENSKVSESLLLMKFYSLSRWMVSHLLSGKVFDLPMQVTDEQMDIVLFCKSSFIIGRSGGTGKTTILTMKLFQNEQDFRAAV
- the LOC110878752 gene encoding uncharacterized protein LOC110878752 isoform X1; this translates as MVGVLTKSISGGSTVERGVLIFFGNLEVPRSWPASKEITRFSYLRNCEDDSEAIVNPGDGRNYVENSKVSESLLLMKFYSLSRWMVSHLLSGKVFDLPMQVTDEQMDIVLFCKSSFIIGRSGGTGKTTILTMKLFQNEQDFRAAV